A window of the Nitrosopumilus ureiphilus genome harbors these coding sequences:
- the mvk gene encoding mevalonate kinase: MKSKASAPGKVILFGEHFVVYGIKAILCAIDKRITVTAEKTKERKISIKSNIGKLELEKNISLSEINSPLKPFYYLANKIIKNHDIGIEIIIESEIPLGVGLGSSSACCVAGAAAISRLFADTTKEEILKLAIEAEKTIFQNTSGADCTVCTYGGIMEYDKESGFTTIESQPNFHLVIANSNIEHSTETIVAAVKEFKAKNEEEFSTLCRNESELIEDVLKELKDNNIKEIGNKVIQNQEYLEKIGISNDKLRDMVKIGKNRSFGAKITGAGGGGCIFALTDKSNLDNTIKQFKDNNYDCFSVKIDFKGLDTF; the protein is encoded by the coding sequence TTGAAATCTAAAGCTTCTGCACCAGGAAAAGTAATTCTTTTTGGAGAACATTTTGTAGTATATGGAATCAAAGCTATTCTTTGTGCCATAGATAAAAGAATCACAGTTACTGCAGAAAAAACAAAAGAGAGAAAAATTTCTATCAAATCGAACATTGGGAAATTAGAATTAGAGAAAAACATATCACTTTCAGAAATTAATTCTCCACTAAAACCATTTTATTATTTAGCAAATAAAATAATAAAAAATCATGACATAGGAATTGAGATCATAATAGAATCAGAGATCCCATTAGGGGTAGGTTTAGGTTCGTCATCTGCTTGTTGTGTTGCAGGAGCTGCAGCAATTTCTAGATTATTTGCAGATACAACCAAAGAAGAAATCCTAAAACTGGCAATTGAAGCTGAAAAAACAATTTTTCAGAATACTTCAGGGGCAGATTGTACTGTTTGCACATATGGTGGGATAATGGAGTATGATAAAGAGAGTGGATTTACTACAATAGAATCTCAACCTAATTTCCATTTAGTAATTGCAAATTCAAACATCGAACATTCAACAGAAACCATTGTTGCAGCAGTAAAGGAATTCAAAGCAAAAAACGAAGAAGAGTTTTCCACATTATGTAGGAATGAATCCGAATTGATTGAGGATGTTTTGAAGGAATTAAAAGATAACAATATCAAAGAAATAGGGAATAAAGTCATTCAGAATCAAGAATATCTTGAAAAAATAGGAATTTCAAACGATAAATTAAGAGACATGGTCAAAATAGGTAAAAACAGATCTTTTGGAGCAAAAATCACGGGTGCAGGTGGAGGAGGATGTATTTTTGCTTTAACAGATAAATCAAATTTAGATAATACGATCAAACAATTCAAAGACAACAATTATGATTGCTTTTCAGTGAAAATTGATTTCAAAGGACTGGATACTTTTTAA
- the rpsB gene encoding 30S ribosomal protein S2, producing MSQQAETTDIKKKILATGIRVGTQVKTKFMKSFITKASPEGLYMLDLDITLEKIKTAAKFINRLGADNLIVCSGRQYAETPIEKFCEMLNSKKLLGRFMPGTLTNPSLPYYIEPKLVLISDPQVDEQAIIEATNAGIPIIGIANTDNITSNLDVIIPANNRGRKALATVYWLLVRQVLIERGELKEDESMKYEIDDFETKITEEEIE from the coding sequence ATGAGCCAACAAGCAGAGACAACTGACATTAAAAAGAAGATCCTAGCTACTGGAATCAGAGTAGGAACTCAAGTAAAGACAAAATTCATGAAATCATTCATCACCAAAGCCAGTCCTGAAGGACTTTACATGCTTGATTTAGACATCACGTTGGAGAAAATTAAAACTGCAGCCAAATTCATCAACAGATTAGGAGCAGATAATCTCATAGTTTGCTCAGGCAGGCAATATGCAGAAACACCAATTGAGAAATTCTGTGAGATGTTAAATTCAAAGAAACTTCTTGGAAGATTTATGCCTGGAACATTAACAAATCCATCATTACCATATTACATTGAACCAAAATTAGTCTTAATTTCAGATCCTCAAGTTGATGAACAAGCCATTATTGAAGCAACCAATGCAGGAATTCCAATCATAGGAATTGCAAATACAGATAACATTACATCGAATCTAGATGTAATTATTCCTGCAAACAATAGAGGAAGAAAAGCTCTTGCTACAGTTTACTGGTTACTTGTACGTCAAGTTCTCATTGAAAGAGGAGAGTTAAAGGAAGACGAATCAATGAAATATGAAATTGATGATTTTGAAACAAAGATTACCGAAGAGGAAATCGAATAA
- the eno gene encoding phosphopyruvate hydratase produces MAKISSIEGRVLYNSRGTKTIEVDIESDGKFLGRVCAPSGASVGKYEAVSFPNGKPEVSLKILKENAQKFIGLESSDLKEIHDALKSLDSSSNYSSIGGALAFAVTIASMESASKALGQELFQTLSSESSFKFPFPIGNILGGGAHAGPGTPDIQEILICATGSKTIEDAIETNLLVHKELRSVLEKEDPHFTNGRGDEGGWAPKLENIKALEVSTKACENLGFTLGKEVSLGVDFASSTQWNEEKGKYVYDRAGFENSPGEQIDFAAGIIEKFKLIYAEDAVHEEAFEDMAELTAKFPDMLVTGDDLTVTNKDILTKAIGLKSCNAAILKVNQAGSLYDALEFASVANQNNIKLITSHRSGESNDSQISHIGLATKSKMLKVGVVGGERVAKLNELLRLSEHDLIRGMVEI; encoded by the coding sequence TTGGCCAAAATATCCTCAATTGAGGGACGTGTTCTATACAATAGCAGAGGAACAAAAACTATCGAGGTAGATATAGAATCTGATGGAAAATTTCTAGGCAGAGTCTGTGCACCTTCAGGAGCAAGTGTAGGAAAATATGAAGCAGTTAGTTTTCCCAATGGAAAACCAGAAGTGAGCCTAAAAATTCTAAAGGAAAATGCTCAAAAATTCATTGGTTTAGAGTCCTCAGATCTTAAGGAAATTCATGATGCTCTGAAAAGTTTGGATAGTTCTTCAAATTATTCGAGTATAGGTGGAGCATTAGCTTTTGCAGTTACAATTGCATCAATGGAATCAGCATCAAAAGCTTTAGGTCAGGAACTGTTTCAAACATTATCATCAGAATCATCATTCAAATTTCCATTTCCAATAGGAAATATTCTAGGTGGCGGAGCACATGCAGGTCCTGGAACACCTGATATTCAAGAGATTCTGATTTGTGCTACAGGTTCAAAAACAATCGAAGATGCAATTGAAACAAATTTGTTAGTTCACAAAGAACTACGTAGTGTTTTAGAAAAAGAAGATCCTCATTTTACAAATGGGAGAGGAGATGAAGGAGGATGGGCACCAAAATTAGAAAATATAAAAGCATTAGAAGTTTCTACAAAAGCTTGTGAGAATTTAGGATTCACATTAGGTAAAGAAGTATCATTAGGAGTAGATTTTGCATCATCCACACAATGGAACGAAGAAAAAGGAAAATATGTTTATGATAGAGCAGGATTCGAAAATTCTCCTGGAGAACAAATAGATTTTGCAGCAGGCATTATTGAAAAATTCAAACTGATTTATGCAGAGGATGCAGTTCATGAAGAGGCGTTTGAGGATATGGCAGAATTGACAGCAAAATTCCCAGACATGTTGGTTACAGGAGATGATTTAACAGTTACAAATAAAGACATTTTGACAAAAGCAATTGGCTTAAAATCATGTAATGCTGCAATTCTCAAAGTAAACCAAGCAGGTAGTCTTTATGATGCACTTGAATTTGCCAGTGTTGCAAATCAAAACAATATCAAATTAATCACATCACATAGATCGGGTGAATCTAATGATTCACAGATTTCCCACATTGGTCTTGCTACAAAGTCAAAAATGCTCAAAGTAGGAGTGGTGGGAGGAGAAAGAGTGGCAAAATTAAATGAATTATTGCGCCTCTCAGAGCATGATTTAATACGCGGTATGGTAGAGATTTAA
- a CDS encoding DNA-directed RNA polymerase subunit N, whose amino-acid sequence MLIPVRCFTCGNLVADKFEDYQNKIKAGEDPVKTLDSLGIERYCCRRMLLTTVETIQQVIPFYEAIQRRKQEVQSELE is encoded by the coding sequence ATGTTAATACCTGTTAGATGTTTTACTTGTGGAAATCTAGTTGCAGATAAGTTTGAGGATTATCAAAATAAAATTAAAGCAGGAGAAGATCCAGTTAAAACTCTGGATTCTTTAGGAATTGAGAGATATTGTTGCAGAAGAATGCTTTTGACGACTGTAGAAACAATTCAACAAGTAATTCCATTTTATGAAGCAATTCAGAGAAGAAAACAAGAAGTTCAATCTGAGTTAGAGTAA